The genomic interval CAGTTGTTTGAATACTACCTACAGATGATTTTAAAACGGCCAGGTTGCCATTGTAGGTTGTTTTGTCTTTGGTAAGGGCGGCGCGTTGTAGATTGAGTGCGAGTTTATTAGCATGCATTTGTGAATTCTTCAAAATTGAAGCGGGACGTTGTAATAGGAAGTTAGTTATGTACTCACTGTTCGTTGTGATGACTTGAGGTTTAATATTACTGATCAGTTTTTCATATATGTCTTGGCTATAATCAGTTTTGAAAGCATCATTGAAAGAGGGGGTCGCAGCTCCTCGCATAGAAATAGCTTGACCTTCTGAGTTTTTGAGGTCGGGGGCTAAGGCAGGTATGTATTCTGATAAATAGTTAATTTCTGCGAGGTTACTTAGGTTGCTGTAGTTCGCGATGTTGTTATTTAAACAAGCTGTCCAAAAGCCAATTTGCATGGAGTCATCTGAGGCGATGGCGTTTGTGAGCATTTCGAAAATGATCGGGAGTGAGTTGGGTTCAAGTAAGCGTGTCGTGTTATAGATCATCATTTCTTTTAGGCGAGTGATGTCTTTGTTGTCAAGCGGGCTTAGTGGTATGGCGCTAATGCCGAGGGCCTGTTTGTTTGTGATTGTTGGTACAAATGAATTAATGCTGTTGTTGAGGCTGGAGCTCGGTAAGACTTCTTCAAATTCAGGATAGATTTCGATAGTTTTTCTTAGTAGTGCTTGATAGTCTTCTGTAGATCTTGCAAACAAGGGTGTATAAACGGCCAGGAATAGCAAGAAAAACTTATTATAGGAGATGACTTTCATGTTTCGCCTCAGTGTATTTTAAATTCAATAACAAATAGGATACTTCTAAAATTCTACTGAGCAAGCAGAAAAAGTACCCGTAAGTTTATCATGTTGAAAATTTCTTAAATTATGTTATAATTCTTGACTTTTTATATATTTAGAGACCTAATTACCAGATTTTGGATGGATGAATGATTGATTTTTTTAGACTCGTTAAAGATGAGAAACTTGCAGATATTTATAGGGCTTTGCAAGACCCTAATTTTGAAGTAAACCAAAAAGATTTACATGGTAAAGTGGCTTTGCACTACGCTTTGAATCTACAGATTATTAGGATTTTAGTGGCGAGTGGTGCGAATGTTAATGTTCGCGATAAAAAAGGTTTAACTCCTTTAGATTACGCTCCAAATGATAAAGTTGAGCAGACTTTGCTCGAATTTGAAGCCGTACATGGTGAGCCTATTATTCTTAAAGAAGATGTTGACTTTCAAAGACGTCAAAAAATCAAAGATGAAGAGAAGAAAGCTGAGCTTGAAGAGAAGAAGAGGCTAGAAGCTGAGAAAGAAGCTGCACACAAAGCTGAGATCTTGAAAAGACGTGAAGCTCGAAAAGCTGAAACAGCTAAAAGGAACGCAGAGAAGAAAGCCCAAGCAAAAGCTGAACGTGAGTTAAAAGCAAAGCGCCAGGCGATGTTAAAGAAAAAGAGCGAAAGCTAAAATACTTATAAAAGTGAGTTTAATAACTCACTTTTTTTTATCTCTCATCATCTGATTTAAAGATATTGAAGAACCGAGATGGGGTTCCGTTGATTGATTTTTTAAAGTTATCCATACTGTTTATCGTCCATTCATAGCCATTTTTGTCTCCTCGGACTTCGGCTTTTACTAATACGGAAAGTGGGCTGAATAGTCCCTTTAAGATATCAACATTTAGCGGTTTTGGTAGTGTGAGTATGCCTTTGAGGTAGTGTGTGTTTATATTAAAAAGATACATTGTTTGTCTCCAGTCAAACCAGCCTTCTCCGGAGAGGGCTATGAGTTTTCCGTCACTGAAGAAGTTTTCAATGTTGACCTGTTGATCGAAAAATTTAAGTTGAGCAGACATTTCTTTTACTTTGGCGGCAGAAACAAAAGGGAGGATTGATTCTAGGCGATTGAAGAAGGTAGAAAGGAAGGGGATCTCTAAGAATAAGCCATCGTAAATATGAACAAAACCCTCGCCGAGAATGCTTTGGATTTCACCATTTTTACTTTTTAGTGCAATGTCTGCACCGAAGTTGACTCGTCCCGCTGCTGTGGTTAGTGAGTCTTTTTGCAATTCTGATATGAGTCCGGCAAGGTCGATGTTAGTTGCATTTATTTTTAAGGCTTGTTGATTGAGTTCAAGGTTATCTTGGTAAACGAAGTGCATGTTGCCTGAATAGAAATCAGCTTTTCTTGATGCGATCATGATTTTTTTATCGCGCATATTAAAAGTGATTTTTGGAGATTCGATTTTAAGGTTATTAAAGGTGAATTCAGGAAGTTCAATGTAGGCTTCGCTTCTTGCGTTTAGAGCCTCGTCTAGGTTGAGGTGTCCGGTTAAACGTGCGTAGCTATTGTTGGGTAAGCCGAGTGAGTCGAGGAGGCCTTTCCATTCACCATTGGCAATTCTTAGGGTTTGAGGGATTGATATGGTTGAATAGAATTGATAATCGATTGTGCAGTCATTTGTTACATTTTTAAATCCCAGGTGGCCTCGTGCATGAGTATCGGTCGTATCAACTTGGATGTTGTGTACGAGTATTTGTTCGGGGAACTGCATGTAAACTTTTGCAGATAGTTTTTGTGTGTTAACGCCATTAATGGAGGCGCCGTCTGCTTTGAATTCTCCGTCAAAAGTCATGAGGTCTTCGTTTCTGATGGGGTCATAGCGATAGTCGAAATACCCAGACCAGGTAGGAATGGCCGTGCGGCCCCAAGAAAATCTTTCCCAAACATTTAAATAGTTTCTACGTCCGCTGTCACTGAATATAAAATGGCTTATATGGCGCGGGTCGCCGGAGGCGTCTGCATAGAGTGATACTTTGCTGTTTAAGAAATTATAACGTACTTGGACTTTACCGTTGATTTGAGGCCCCGCTAGTTTAAGGGTCTCTGACTGGAAGTTGAGGTTTTTAAATTTTATGGGGCCTTCCACGAGGTCGACGTATAAACCTTGGACTTGGAAGTTGGATGCTTTTATGGTTCCCTGAGCTTCCCATTGTTTATAGTCGTCTATATTTGGGTTGTTGATATAGAGGTTGAAGCTGGGTGGAGTTTCGTTGAACTTAACAAAATCTACATGCTTGATGAGTTTAGGTGCAAAGATCTTCAGGTACTTAAAAGGGAAGACTTGGCCCTTTAGTTGTGCGGAGAGTTTTTTGCTTTTAAGTTCGTATTCTATGTGGCCTGAGAGGGTCTCGTTATTGTCGGCGTTGATCTCAAACTGGGGGATAGTGAGTGCGTCTTTTTTTAATTGTAAACGGATCTTTGTACTTTTGACTAGTGAGCCTAAGTAAAGAAATTCCGGAAGGGAGAGGTCTATTTGAGCGGTACTCTTTTCGGGTTGTAATACATCGACAAAAAAATTGATTTTGACCGACGTTTTTTCGGTGATGTTAAGGAGTTGAGCTACATCATTTACGTTGATGATAGCCTCTTTGATGTGGTCTGGAATGAGCTTGTTTAATTCGGTTGCTGATAGGAGTTTGGTGGAAGCTTCGTCTTTCTTTTCAGTTTGCACCCAATTGGTGAGTTCGCCTTGTATTTGAAGATTTAGGTTTTGAGTGTTGCACTCAAAGTAGTTGATTTTAAGAGTTTTATGATCGAGTAGCTTGGCGTTGAGGTTGACTTGGTTGACGAGTAGGTACTCTTCTTCGTTGCCATGTTTAAGTTTTAAGTTGAAATTTGCGTTTCTTACTTGCAATGACTCTGGTGTAAATAAGCCTTGAGACAGGTCCGCTAGATTAAATGAGACTTGTATCTTTTCTGCTTGATAAATGGCTTTTTCTTGGGAGTCGTCTTTTACAGAAATGTTGTTGATTTTGATTCCGCTAATGGGCCCCACATGAACTTCGTCTATAGAGAAGTTCAGGTGGGGTGAGTCAAGTTCTTGCCTTAGACCTAGGATTAAATTTTTAGGTAAACCTTTGATTTCTAAGATCAGAATAAGAATACAAAGAGTCATTCCTGCTAAAGAAAAGACTCCCCTAAAAATATGCCAGGTTTTTAAAAGCATTAATCACTCATTTTTAGATAAAGGACTGAGAGTGGAGGTAAGTTAGCTGTTATGCTATGACTTTTGTTGTGTGCTACTTGTGGAGAGGATTGATAAACTTCGGTAGGCGAGTAATTACTTCCGCCGAACTCAGTGTCGTCTGAGTTAAGTAATACTTTATATCGACCTGCGGAGGGTACTCCTATGGTGTAGTTGTCTCGTGGAACCGGTGTTAAATTCATAATGCATAAGACTTGTTCATTGTTTGAATTTTTTCTCATGAACGATAGGACGCTTTGTTCGCTATCTTGTGCATCGATCCATTCAAAACCATCGTGACTAAAATCTATTTCCCATAAGCAGTTTTCGTGCTTGTAAATCTCGTTGAGTTTTTTGCTGAATTTTTGAATGCCTAGGTGATTGCCGTTGTTTAGGGTTGCCCAGTCAAGGTTCTTAGATTCGCTCCATTCATGCCATTGAGCGATTTCGCAACCCATGAAAAATATTTTCTTGCCTGGGTGAGCATACATGTAGGCGTAGAGACACCTGAGGTTCGCAAATTTCTGCCAAGTGTCGCCAGGCATTTTTTGGATTAACGAGCCTTTACCATGCACGACTTCGTCATGGCTTAGGGGTAGTACAAAGTTTTCGTTAAAAGCATAAACCAGAGAAAAAGTGAGTTGGTTTTGGTGGTATTTTCTGTGGATGGGTTCTGTTGAAAAATAAGTTAAGGTGTCGTGCATCCAGCCCATATTCCATTTCATTGTGAATCCTAGGCCACCATCGTAAATAGGGCGAGACACTTTTGGAAAAGCGGTGGATTCTTCAGCAATGACCATCGATCCAGGACAATGTTCGTGGGCTAGTGTATTAAGCTGTTTTAGGAATTCAATGGCTTCGTAGTTTTCTCTGCCGCCATCTTTGTTTGGACGCCATTCGCCTTCGTTACGTGAGTAATCTCGATAAAGCATGGAGGCTACAGCATCAACTCTTAAGCCATCGATGTGGAATTCCTTGAGCCAGTAAAGTGCGGATGAAATTAAGAAGTTAGCGACTTCATTTCTTCCAAAGTTGAAGATGAAGGTGTTCCAGTCAGGGTGATATCCTTCGTCGGGATTGTCATGCTCGTAAAGTGAGCTGCCGTCGAATTGACCCAGGGCGTGTCGGTCAGTTGGGAAGTGAGCTGGTACCCAGTCAATTAATACGCCAATGTTGAGTTTGTGTAAGTGGTTGACGAAATAGGCAAAGTCGGCCGGGGTTCCAAAACGAGAGCTCGGAGCGAAATACCCAGTGGCTTGATAGCCCCATGAAGGGTCATATGGAAATTCGGTTATAGGTAAAAGTTCAATATGAGTGTAACCCATTTCGGAGATGTATTTGCCGAGGGTGTGGGCTATGTCGCGATAGTTAGCAAACTCGCCGTCTTTTTTAAGTTCAGGGTGGTTCCATGATCCGATATGAATTTCGTAAATGCTGAGAGGTGCGTTCATGGGATCAGTTTTTTCTCTTTGTGCGAGCCATTGGTCATCGGACCAGCTTATTTGGCTGTTATCCCAAACAACACTTGCAGTTCCTGGTCTCAGTTCACAAAATTTTCCAAGGGGGTCTTGTTTTTCCAGTATCTCGTTGCTTTGAGTTTTTATTGCAAATTTATAGTATTCGCCTTGAGCCATCTCAGGCATGAAAATCTCCCAGATTCCGTTGCTGCCGATGAGTTTTCTCATGGGGTTTATAGCACGGTTCCAGCCGTTGAAGTTACCGATTAAAGAGACACCTCTAGCGTCAGGGGCCCAAACTTTGAAGCTGATGCCAGGGATTGAGTTAGATGTTGTTGCTTGGCTTCCCAGTACTTTGTAGAGCTCTAAGTGAGTGCCCTCGTGCATTAAATGGACATCTAAGTCTCCAAGTGTTGGGAGGAAGGCGTAGGGGTCGTATTTTGATGATTGATTATCGACAGAATAATGGACGTTAACTTTATATGGTTTTTTAGGAGCTGATTTGAT from Lentisphaera araneosa HTCC2155 carries:
- a CDS encoding ankyrin repeat domain-containing protein is translated as MIDFFRLVKDEKLADIYRALQDPNFEVNQKDLHGKVALHYALNLQIIRILVASGANVNVRDKKGLTPLDYAPNDKVEQTLLEFEAVHGEPIILKEDVDFQRRQKIKDEEKKAELEEKKRLEAEKEAAHKAEILKRREARKAETAKRNAEKKAQAKAERELKAKRQAMLKKKSES
- the glgB gene encoding 1,4-alpha-glucan branching protein GlgB; translation: MISIEQQRAICELHHESPHNYLGLHKLDEKWIIRNYEPFAEKLSISIAGKTHKATRHDDGFFTTTIKSAPKKPYKVNVHYSVDNQSSKYDPYAFLPTLGDLDVHLMHEGTHLELYKVLGSQATTSNSIPGISFKVWAPDARGVSLIGNFNGWNRAINPMRKLIGSNGIWEIFMPEMAQGEYYKFAIKTQSNEILEKQDPLGKFCELRPGTASVVWDNSQISWSDDQWLAQREKTDPMNAPLSIYEIHIGSWNHPELKKDGEFANYRDIAHTLGKYISEMGYTHIELLPITEFPYDPSWGYQATGYFAPSSRFGTPADFAYFVNHLHKLNIGVLIDWVPAHFPTDRHALGQFDGSSLYEHDNPDEGYHPDWNTFIFNFGRNEVANFLISSALYWLKEFHIDGLRVDAVASMLYRDYSRNEGEWRPNKDGGRENYEAIEFLKQLNTLAHEHCPGSMVIAEESTAFPKVSRPIYDGGLGFTMKWNMGWMHDTLTYFSTEPIHRKYHQNQLTFSLVYAFNENFVLPLSHDEVVHGKGSLIQKMPGDTWQKFANLRCLYAYMYAHPGKKIFFMGCEIAQWHEWSESKNLDWATLNNGNHLGIQKFSKKLNEIYKHENCLWEIDFSHDGFEWIDAQDSEQSVLSFMRKNSNNEQVLCIMNLTPVPRDNYTIGVPSAGRYKVLLNSDDTEFGGSNYSPTEVYQSSPQVAHNKSHSITANLPPLSVLYLKMSD